aaaataaaaatatgatataataaataatatattttaaattttaaaaatcttaaatttatatataaataaaataacatcTAATACtactaaaattatattttttacaaatttcaaaaatccaaaataatcatatacgtatatatataataaaatttaagaaattCTAAAAAACGAAGTGAATAAGTTCGACCGGTACATCGGTTCATGACTTATTCGATCAGTTATTGACCGATTCGACTGTTAAAACAAATTTTGATCCTGGTTCAGATCGAATCAATGATCGGTTCTCGGTAGAATCAAACAGTCTTATTCGGTTTTGAAGGGAAaatatcttttatttatttattttgatggtttagaatattttttatgtaaaatattGTGAGCTTAGTTTGCGTCTAAAAATGATTAAGattaaaaaatcaaatcatcCATAGAATTCTCTCTATCTTTTATTCAGTCTGTTGTGACCCATTGTAGCTAACAGTTGTACATTTTTGGTCTCAACACTCAAAGTTTGTCATATCGAAGAGAAATAATTTGCTCCAATTTGCATTAAAGgactgaaaatattttttttttctttgaaccGTCGTCTTGACGTTTTATACTTGCACTGATCGGactctttttctttctttctttttttttttgtgaatacCCTTCAATCTACTTAACCTGATTTACAATAACTAATGTTTCATCCATCACCCCTCGTTATCTGTTGATTCTGTTAGCTTTGAGTAAAAACACTAATTCGATCTTGCCTTTCAAACATCACTAGTTCATAGCATATGGTGTAGGACAGAAGTGATGTGTCTTTCTGGAACTAGGTTCCTTCAGTCTGTGATGGCCTCAGGGTCACTGACTATTGCGTGTATTTGGAATCAATTGTAATGCCTAGTCATGTGTGCTGACAGAGCCTACTTGTTATTTTCAGTTGTCTGAAGACAATCAACAGCAAAAAATATGGAGTTGATTTAGTTAGCTTCACCTCTCATCCGACTACTGTTATTTATTATTCAAAGAATGGATGGGATGGTATGGCTATTTGTGCATAACTGGATTGTATGGAATGAGATGCATTCATTCATATATTTGTTTGATGATGGCAGAATCGCTGAGGCTTCTGTCATCATGACAGGTATGATTTTAAACCTTCAATTACCATTTTTTCACATTAAGAGATATCATCAAGGAATctcaaattttagttttttggATTTGCAGGGTTGTTTCCCTGAGCTTTTGCTCTCGAAAAGATTGTTTTATATCGGGATCTCTTGATCGAACTGTTTTACTTTGGGATCAAAGATCAGAGAAATGTCAGGTAGGCATGCCATGCTGTTGAATTCTTTGTTTGGTACTACTTTTATGTACTCTTTGTTAAAATTAATATTCCGGTCTAGGGTCTTTTACGTGTTCAAGGAAGACCAGCTGCAGCTTATGATGACCAGGGACTTCTATTTGCTATTGCATTTGGAGGCTATATAAGGATGTTTGATGCTCGAAAATACGAAAAGTTATTTGTAATGCACTCAAAGTTGATAGTCAGGTCCTCTGATTTTTGGCTTTTGAAGATGCCGACTTTGTATGATTGAAGGGCCCTTTTGACATTTATTCTCTTGGAGGAGATGTTTCAGAAGCAAATGTAGTGAAGTTCAGTAATGATGGAAGACTTGTGCTTCTGACATCCTCAAACGGGCATATTCATGTGCTTGATTCCTTTCGTGGTAAGACATTTTTAGTTCTTTATCAATCTCAATCATACTTATGTGGCTTGCACTGAACAAgagtttattaaaaaaattatcttcGTTAAAAAACTATAAGGATTtctaataaatttaatataaaagtaAAAAATGATTTTCGCTCTTTTTAATTTATCATTAATTTATCTATCTAGTCGAAATAAATCAAACTAATCAAATTAtacgaaaaataaaatataagaaaaattTGCAAAGGAGCATATAAAATCTACATGGTCTCAATGTCTATTTTCATTGGAAAAGTACCATAAAGAATGACATTTTCTGAagtttgatatgtatattaagacattaattaaatatcacaatttatgaaatcaaaaataaaataaagtattatATTAATGTGTTTGTAATATTTGTCATTCcattcaattaaaataatgaaatattttcaatatcaatctttaaatcagaaaattgaataattacataaataaataaataaaacattattgaaataatgGTGAGTAAATGATAATTAAGTAAATTAATAATTCAAACTCATGAATCtcacctaaataaataaataaatggaacattaatgaaataatagtgagTGAAAAGATAACTAAGTAAAATATTAATGAAGTAATTGTGAGTGAAAAGATAACTAAGTAAATTCATAATTCaaattcacatatttatagatagtatagatatagatgGTATGCAAACTGCCTCCCTTTCTCAGAAAAAAATGATAGAAGTCTCACTTGTTAGAGCTGTAATAATAATATTCACATTCATCAAATTTCCACATCTACTCCAAACTTTCGCCTACTGACTGAACCTCCTTGTTGGGTTTGATCTGATTGACTGACGAGCATCCAAATGTACACTATTTGATCCCCTACCTCTGTCTACCTGCTCTCTTTCGCCAGCTGGCttactcaaagaacttctggaTCTTGAAGGACTGTATTTCCTTGATTTATCCACGTGATCTGGCAGCGGTTGCAGCCCTTGCAGATCAGGTTCAGGGATATAATCGACGGGCCATTTAGATCTATCCATTTTCCTAAAGGTAATTGATATCCTGGCAGACTAACAAATAAGATTTAGCatgattggaaaaaaaaatgaaagaaaaagtATATTTTCAAAGAATGGTACCTCTTTGTGGGAACTGCAGGCACAGAGTGTTTAGCCACATCAGCCCCATTTCCGTTGAGAACAAGAACCGACCTAGAGAGGTTTAAAACAGCTGATCAGTTGAGGACACAACCAAacactttaatttatattaaaaaaaaggcTTACCCGACTGGTAGGGGGATAGAAAATGAACCAGCAAATTCACCAGGACCGAGTATTTTCAAGTTTGACccaaatattattttacactcACTGAGAAATGAAACGGTACAAAATGGTCTGACAAAATCATGATTATCAATATGAGGTGGTATACAATCTCCTTCTTCATAAATGTTGACGATGCAGCTGTCAGGAACACAAGATGGTGGCATAACGTGCCACCTAACAAGCCTTTTTATCATAACCTTGAATAGATGAGGTAAAGGATCTACACTTTCATTCTTGAGGATGCCTGGTGGATTACCAACTTTATCCTGTCACCAGCGGAGTTAAAATGAGGCTGATGAAGTCAATCGTATCAAGTATgcgaaaaataaaaacaaattcaACGGCCAAAGCAACGAGGAACTTACATAGGCATAATTGTAACAGCAACCAAATTGGAGTGTTACACGTCCCTTTCCCCTCATCCACTTTCGAGGCTGAGAGTAGGTGCGATCTAAAAATAGAAAGGAGAAAGCAGTATATCCGTTATAACTTTGAAAATATTGCATATAACTCCTTGGGTTGGGCCCACaataaaaaaacaagaaaataacaatttaagtgCCGAATTGCAAGTTTAACATTACAACTTAATATCACAgtatttgaaagaatttgattaccttaccttaaaataatcacaaaatataATCCAGGTTATACCTTTTAGATTGTGAGATCAATCTAGATCCTGACAATCATGAGTATCACTAACAACCAAAAGGCTAAGGTGCCTGTTATTTTCATAACTCAAGGGCTAAATTGCAAGTTTGTGAAAACAAAGCAAATTGTGTTTCACCGAAGATGATTCATCCAATTCTTTGCATCTAGAAACATAAATTAAGTCCGTGCAACTAGAATTGACTTTTCCTGATGGTAAAAACCAGCAAGTTAGCCACTCCTTCCGGACAAAAATAACATCAAAATTTATGCAGCTTAAACCAGACAAAACTGAAGCCATTAAACCAAACCCGCCATAAAAACCAAGCTAGCCAATCAAAAAAACCACAAGGATGAAGTATACGAAAAGCATATATACTATTTCATCACCAAACTTCTAGAATGTTGGAGAACTATATGTCAAGAACTTACCTTTCAACTGATCACTCCTTCCCATCTCTTGAAGCTCTTCAACATACCGAACAATCCGACTCTGTTCTGCAGCACTGAAAACACCAGTATGTAACTCCAGCCCATCTAGTACATTTACTATTCTCCCAGTAACCCTTTCCAGACATTCGAAATCCTTCTTCCTCTTCACACTGCCAAAGCGAATGTATTCTCTCTGATCCCTGGACAATTTCACCTTCGGTTTTGCTTCCTTCGGTGACGTTCCATCCCCTGTAAAATCATTGGCATTGGCATTGACAAACTTATTAATCTGTTCGTCCTCTTCGTCTTCCTTGAGCTCATCTTTCTGAGCCATATCAGCCCAAGACTTCTTCATCTGTGAGCTTTTAGCCACATCATCCCAAGACTGTTTCACCCCAGGGCTTTGAGCCACATTAACACAAGACTTCTTCACTGGAGTGCTCGTAAGATGTGCTGACTGGATAACGTCACTAGTTGATGACTCTTCAACTGGATGTTCTGACAACCCATCTGCCGCATCTTTCCAACTGCCCGATGAAAATGTTTCTGCGCAATCATTATCATCCACACTATCTTTCCTACTTCCAGTGGAATGGGTACTACAATTATCCTGATATTCCACGCAATGTTGATGATCCACGATAACAGGAGTCGAAACAGTGACATTAGCTTCTGTTTGTAAGAGTTCAAaatcaacagataatgcattcATTGTCAGCATTCAATCCgataattcaaaattaataattgaaTGAAAGGAGATAAAAAGGATAATGATAAAAACTAGTTAATGAAAAGCACATTAACCAATGAACAAATCAAATTGTGAAGGGGGATTATGCAATGACAGGATAATAAAAAACAGGAATCTGGATAATTACTCAGCTGAAAAGGTGGAGCAGCTATTACACCAGTGGCCACTCTGAAGGATGATCTAGATTGATTCACCAGAACTGAGGTATCTAACCAGACCTTTATTTTTGTTGTCATTTTCGAttactctttcaaatttttatttatttaatcctCCCATTTTATATTATAACATTATTTGTTGGTAAAAAATTCTAAAAGATAAGCTCTGGATTTTGTTTTAAAGTccgagtgggtctcatgtgagatcgtctaacggatattaatctgtgaattcacaataaaaaataatacttttggcATAGGAATAAAAACTGAAAAGAAACAACAATTATCCCAAAAGAAAAAGGGGAAAAACCCCCACTCGCAAATTTatcgttttttttaaaaaaaaaattaattccgCGAAGGGGTCGCATAAAAAATCTTCCAATTTAAATTCGTTGTGACCCAAAAAAACTCAACTTGCACAATTAAGGGAAAAAAGACGCCATAAATTCAGTGAACGGGCAGAGAAAATAACAACTTAAAGGTGCCGCATATACAAAGTTAGAAAGACTACAGAAATAGAGCACGCAAACCTGAATCGAGGGATCGGACGTGATCAGAAAGAGTTAGCGTGCAGGTCTTGCAGAGGCCCGGGGACAGAAAAGGCAGCCATTTGGTCAAGAATTGAGCGGCAATTCGGAGTTCTTCAGCGTTGTATTTAAGCAGAAATTGGTCCATCTCTGAGGCCATTGATCGACGAAAAGCAAAAAAATTATGTCGGAGAAAAATCTAAAGGTGGTGAAGACTTCAATATGAACTCCGATTTATAGTGAATTTTGACGCTGGGATATTTGCCAGTGGATTTAAGTATTTTCGAGATGACTGATTTGATGTATAAACAAATGGATTTGGAATTGAACTTTAtggatttgaattttattttgcgGTTTGATAATAATTCACTtacacaattaaaaataatatttgtatattaaaaaaattagattgcttattttatatttttttattaatatttatataaatactcatataatttttatcaaagaaaacaattattttaattagatAATTCTTTTAAGAAATGAAAAGAATATAAAGTTTATAAAgatgaaattaaaaataaagttataaaattttgataaattagGTATTTAGtattaaaaatatatgtattataatAAAGATTTTGGATAAATGatgtctttttaaaatatatgtattataatggTGTGGATTGATTATAATAAAGATTTTGGATAAATGAtgtctttttaaaaaataaaaagacttaaaatttttaagtaaattatattaatttaataatgaAATAAGAAGATTTCACTTAGTTAACTACAATATCATCAAATATCTATcttattttgaaatatcattttatcaaacactaaAATcgtatttaaaattcaaaatcaaaccAAATTTCATGATGTCAAACACATTATTAACGAGTAATAGTCAGTCATCCATATctaagttatatatatatatatatatatatatatatatatatatatatatatatatatatatatatatattgtttgcACATATTATTATTAATGGAAATTTTGAAGTTATATACCTAAATCAGAAAAGAATTATACCGTAATTAGAGgatttaaatatgattttattccttttctccaaatcaaatcaattttgACGACTTCATTTAATAATCCTAACAAATTGATTATTTAGTTAATccaatccaaaacacttttttttaatcaaaatcaaacaaacaaaaaattgGTCTGAAAAATTTTACTTTCCGTGAATATTCCGATTTTGCTTTGTGCAATTATATCGAGTAAATCGGTTTCGTTTGGGAGAAGTCATTCTATTAATTCGGTGCCTAATGTAAAAACTATATACAAATCAACTACTTTTAAATAGatttaagacaaaaacttgtgtgagacgatctcacggatcgtatttgtgagacgaatcttttatttgaatcatccatgaaaaaatattactttttatgctaagagtattactacggttgacccgtctcacatattaagatccgtgagatggtttcacatgagacctactcctaGATTTAATGGTATCAAGCTTTTAATTGCTATTTCGAAACCCATAATAAACTTACGTCCCTCGTTAAAGCGCAACTTTTTATGAAAGAAAAAATATCATTATTAGCGGTTGGGCGCTCCATTgtcataaatttttaaaaaaaaacgttCTATTGTCATAAATTTTcaactataaaaaaaaaaaaaaaaaaaccgtaTTTGATTTAGGAAAAAAAACTTCAAAAAACAAAACGAAATTTAACGTACAACACACACCATCTTCCAAGAGTCCAAGTACgatctaatttcaaaacaataTAGTACAGAACTAATATTTAGCTCTTCACAACTTGTGAATTATGCAACACTCACTGCCTCAGCAATTGCATCATCCCTCTCAGTTTTGCACCTGCAAATTCAAAGCAAGAAATAATGGAGCTCATTTTACATAATCACGCCGAATCGAACGTAGCTATTATTTTTCTTGGCAAAATTATGAGTTTTCAATGCACAGAAGAAAAATGCCAAGAAATTTGAAAAACAACAGAAGCAAACCATGAGGAAAAGTTCTCGATGCAcagaaatttgaaaaaatatcaTTGACTAGCGGTTGGGCGTCCCAGTTTCGTCACGTTTTACACGATAATTTGTTGACTAAGTAGTTACCATGAGGAAAGTTACTAGTGAACCAAATTTTTTTCCTACTAATCCAAAATATGGATAAGTGAATGCAAAATTTACCATCCATGCTTTACTTGGCAACCAAAATGTAGCCTGATATTTCATCAGCGTGGAGTTCTTAGGTCATTCCGTCATTGGACAAGATGACCAAGTAAACATGCTAAGAAATAATCGGCTAGTGAAAATATGTTTCAATTTCATCTCACTCGCTCACCTGTTACACTGAGCTCGAGATGCATAATTGTGATTGTTACAATTTGAGCACATCCAATCCCCATTACGCCACTGCTTAGCTCTGCAGATACAACAGGCATATATCGTTAATACAGATTGATGGTGAATAATAAGTGGGGTGGGGATATGTGCTTCTCTTCTCTATGAAACTTTCAGACTGCATTTGATGAGAGTAAGATTTACTTTAATGGCAATACCATAGTTGAAATATTCCATCACCTAGTGATGTAACTTGCAAATCATACAAAACGAAAAAATAATGGGAGAAGACAGACTCCGTATGGAAAAGAAGAGGAACAATAAGCacccaaaaaaaataatttggatGATGAGCTCCTTTGAAAGTATACACAAAAATGCTAGAAACAGTTACATCTAATAGGATCCTGTTTTACCCTTTCCCAAGGAGCAAGGGTGCTGCCGATACAGGCAACATTTGAAAATTGACTTGCAAATTTGAAGCCATCGCCGAGGTTCCACTGGAAATGGTGGGGTAACCAGACACTTGGAATGGCTCCAGTGCAGAAGATGATTGCTGCATCCCATATGCCTGAGAGTTCATCAAATAAAGCATGCAAGGGACCCACGTCaaaattaaagatttcatctttcagCGTGTGAAATGAATCCGGTGATCAAATCAGTCTCTTACTCGTCCTGCATTTAGTCTCTTGCTGTCCCAGTTGTGCGCAAATTCTTCAGATGCCACACGTTTTGTTCCAACAGCTTCAATAGAAGGAAAATGACATAAGATTGCATGCTTGCTTAGATGACAAAGTTTAATCATTTATCTATTTCAGACTTAGTTAGGGATTGGAAGTATGTATGGTCATGATGATAATGTCATAGCATTTTTATATTTTGCGGATGATTGTAACACGtctattattataataaaaaagtattgtttcctataaaaaaaaataaggcCCATCCAGATATGCAGTGGAAGAAGCACAGTTTTGAAATATTCAACACAAAAGGTACAGAAGTCAGGAACTTGTGGCAAAGTTAGCAGAAGGCTTACACAATATATAAATCAACAGTACAAGTGCAGTGAAAAGTAGGCGACCATCACTGATTTTGCCTTACTTGTCTACATCCCTACCCCCAACAAGAAAAACCTGACACACCCCATATCACGGATAAAATTGCCATTTACTCGCTCATTCTATAAAATGTAACCGCCACCTCCACAGCCTCAAACCACAAAAATATCAATCCTCCCATAAAATCACACGGCCAAAAACCACCAATACCACAGCATACTTTTTTCAAAAGTTGCAAGAACTTCAGAAACCACATACTGACATACATCTGACTCAAGAAAACTTTGATCAGTAAACACATTAGTCAGTGGGTTATAGTTATCTTAATGTTTTCAATATGACGATCTGAAGCCTGTGTCAGCCcatggcaccctggagttgaaGACAGTGATTGCAGGAGTTACTACTGTTCCAGCTTAGCAGCTTTTATTCCAGTTTCCCTTTCTCACTCCAATTTTACTGTTTCTTTAGAAGCATTGGTAAACAACAGTGGTTTTGGAAGCAAGATATGATGGAGTTCTTTTTTTAATTGCGACAGAAGGATATGTTGGATAGCATTGTTCAGCACAGGAACGGGTATAGGATTCTtaaattgattatttttttgttaaaaattaaaatagttgACCAATTGAGGATTATGGTTGACTATTCAATTACGACACCTATTGAAATCCCAGTAGTTTGTGAATCATCAAAACGTGTGTTGTCTATTCAAATGACCAACCAACTGATAATTTCAGTGAGGCAATATATACTGCATCCCTATGAAGTGCAATGGCAAGATTTTAGAGGGAAGGAACTAGTAAAGGGAATCACTGATGGCTTCAATGCTAGTAGTCATTGTGAAAGTGAAATATCCATGGGCAAAAATCAAACAACACTCagcaaaaaaaaacattttaaatagTTTCCGTGCAAGAAAAATTCACCACCAAACCACCTAAAgcaaaagaaaataattaagGTTGTGATGTTAACAGGATATTCGAAACTCAATAATGTGTCCAAAGCATCAATGACTTTACAAACCTCCTCAAATATTACGTAACTAAAAACAGACATAATGAATAAACAAACCTGTAACCGCAGCATTCATGAGAGATGAAGGTGTCTCTGTTGGTGTAGGAGCATTGCACTTTTTGCACTAAAAATGACGGCAACCAATGCATATGAGAAatatagtttcatcaaatataaaaGAACTTTTGCACAATAAGTAGATTAGTTAAATTAGTTTCACTCTCAAGAAACCAATCAAAAGTTAAAAAATGCACCCTCGAAGGAGGCAAATTCAGGAATTGGAAATGCCTTCTTCAATACCTGTAGTAGCAACTTAGGCCTCTAGT
This Primulina eburnea isolate SZY01 chromosome 2, ASM2296580v1, whole genome shotgun sequence DNA region includes the following protein-coding sequences:
- the LOC140823663 gene encoding RNA demethylase ALKBH9B-like, whose product is MASEMDQFLLKYNAEELRIAAQFLTKWLPFLSPGLCKTCTLTLSDHVRSLDSEANVTVSTPVIVDHQHCVEYQDNCSTHSTGSRKDSVDDNDCAETFSSGSWKDAADGLSEHPVEESSTSDVIQSAHLTSTPVKKSCVNVAQSPGVKQSWDDVAKSSQMKKSWADMAQKDELKEDEEDEQINKFVNANANDFTGDGTSPKEAKPKVKLSRDQREYIRFGSVKRKKDFECLERVTGRIVNVLDGLELHTGVFSAAEQSRIVRYVEELQEMGRSDQLKDRTYSQPRKWMRGKGRVTLQFGCCYNYAYDKVGNPPGILKNESVDPLPHLFKVMIKRLVRWHVMPPSCVPDSCIVNIYEEGDCIPPHIDNHDFVRPFCTVSFLSECKIIFGSNLKILGPGEFAGSFSIPLPVGSVLVLNGNGADVAKHSVPAVPTKRISITFRKMDRSKWPVDYIPEPDLQGLQPLPDHVDKSRKYSPSRSRSSLSKPAGEREQVDRGRGSNSVHLDARQSIRSNPTRRFSQ